The Ruminococcus bovis genome includes a region encoding these proteins:
- a CDS encoding MGDG synthase family glycosyltransferase codes for MKVLILLTDTGGGHHRASLALKKTIENVEGNEVVIEDALMYSSKFLHWIVTKGYLFFANKTPRLYGKIYNSADKVSFLDKAVHGIASFYSRKLGKLFDKFKPDCVISCHAFCTEMVSALKKKGRTNALLFSIVTDYAAHAAYINDLVDAYIVANNDIVHQLRDQYNVDCSIIYPLGIPIYEEFYKHCDKYAMREKLGLSPHKKTVLMMAGSFGVTNILEIYKNLNKYPSDYQLIVVTGKNEKLFRTFRHMVRSGVIKNKKEPTVKITIPTKLCYFVDNIEDYMSASDLIITKPGGLTVSEAMAKELPMAIFRSYDGQEKDNAEFLKRHNLAFTLRKGREGIHQLNDFIANDQELEMMRNNIHIFKKENSSQNIYRLLEEKLHQSNN; via the coding sequence ATGAAAGTGTTAATATTACTGACCGATACCGGTGGAGGTCATCACAGAGCCAGTCTTGCTCTGAAAAAAACAATAGAAAATGTTGAAGGTAATGAGGTTGTTATTGAGGATGCCTTAATGTACAGTTCTAAGTTTTTACATTGGATTGTTACCAAGGGCTACTTGTTCTTTGCAAACAAAACTCCCAGACTTTACGGTAAAATATATAACTCTGCTGACAAGGTTTCTTTCCTAGACAAGGCAGTTCATGGTATTGCTTCTTTTTACTCAAGAAAGTTAGGAAAGTTATTTGATAAATTTAAGCCTGATTGTGTAATCAGCTGTCATGCTTTTTGCACAGAGATGGTATCTGCCCTTAAAAAGAAAGGTCGTACAAATGCTCTGCTATTTAGCATTGTTACAGACTATGCTGCTCATGCTGCATATATTAATGACCTTGTAGATGCTTATATTGTAGCTAACAACGATATTGTTCATCAGCTTAGAGACCAATACAATGTTGACTGCTCTATTATCTATCCTTTGGGTATTCCGATTTATGAAGAGTTCTACAAGCATTGTGATAAGTACGCTATGAGGGAAAAGCTGGGACTTTCCCCTCACAAGAAAACTGTACTGATGATGGCAGGTTCTTTTGGTGTTACTAACATTCTTGAAATTTACAAGAACCTAAACAAGTACCCTAGTGATTATCAACTGATTGTTGTTACCGGTAAAAACGAAAAGTTGTTTAGAACATTCCGTCATATGGTGAGAAGTGGCGTTATTAAGAACAAAAAAGAACCAACAGTAAAAATCACTATTCCTACAAAGCTATGTTACTTTGTTGACAACATTGAGGACTATATGAGTGCCAGTGATTTAATCATCACTAAACCCGGTGGTCTTACTGTTTCGGAAGCTATGGCTAAGGAACTTCCTATGGCAATTTTCCGTTCTTATGACGGTCAAGAAAAAGACAATGCTGAGTTCTTAAAAAGGCATAACCTAGCCTTTACCCTTAGAAAAGGCAGAGAAGGAATACATCAGCTAAATGACTTTATTGCCAATGACCAAGAACTTGAAATGATGCGTAACAACATACATATCTTCAAGAAAGAAAATAGCAGTCAAAACATTTACAGACTACTTGAAGAAAAACTTCATCAATCTAATAACTAA
- a CDS encoding VanW family protein produces the protein MSRDLDELNYLADLEDDDNFEPSDYNTQDMRNINEKVNRILYGKNDEQAKNEKSENKDSDQVDISKKATKPEHKEEKKPEHKEKKVEHKEKKENKKQEEKKENEPSNSNPTEELVDITKAPEKVDDAEDGTKKPKNKKAIVGSIIGAAVVLCVVLVFVVQGVVSPSNNNVQQETTTSETKPTVAITNDKGEFVFAKGTKVSGVDIGGLTVVQARILLKSEEIKSRPKMNITVNVDGEETTYTEDDFTFKYDTSTVLDDEKIISKRMADGTTYPTTTDSNGNEYAKEQVMKISASLNQSSVDKLINKIYKKYNVKAEDAKVTKFNPDSSPMFTYEEGKSGLEVDKDDLQSQINSIIEKGNASGTYTGTVTVTRNATQPKYDVAFLKKNMQLLAAWETYSTNDANGNQNMKVSLKACNGSIIDPGETWSFNGCTGNSNDTSLGYASAGVIVDGDFTDGVGGGICQSSTTIYNAAVRSNLTIAERSPHTYPSAYAKSGFDAAIDYGNLDLKLKNDSKYQVFLACYMEGTTLHAAFYGIKDDSYDVIDTYSENYDIQSSYYRARSYRIYKDSKGKEISREELPSSYYSLKNGASVQTPDSGGTDYKHGGHVE, from the coding sequence GTGAGTAGAGATTTGGATGAACTAAATTATCTTGCCGATTTAGAAGATGACGACAACTTTGAGCCATCTGACTATAATACACAAGATATGCGTAATATAAATGAAAAAGTAAATCGTATTCTTTATGGTAAGAATGATGAACAGGCTAAAAACGAAAAGTCAGAAAATAAAGACTCTGACCAAGTAGATATTAGCAAAAAGGCAACAAAGCCTGAACATAAAGAAGAAAAGAAACCTGAACACAAAGAGAAAAAGGTAGAACATAAAGAGAAAAAAGAAAATAAAAAGCAAGAAGAAAAGAAAGAAAATGAGCCTTCTAACAGTAACCCTACCGAAGAATTAGTTGACATAACTAAAGCTCCTGAAAAGGTTGATGATGCTGAAGATGGAACAAAGAAACCAAAGAACAAAAAGGCTATTGTAGGTTCAATTATTGGTGCAGCAGTTGTACTTTGTGTTGTATTGGTGTTTGTTGTTCAAGGTGTTGTTTCTCCAAGTAACAATAATGTACAGCAGGAAACAACTACTTCCGAAACTAAGCCAACTGTAGCTATTACAAATGACAAAGGTGAATTTGTATTTGCAAAGGGTACTAAGGTCTCAGGTGTTGATATTGGTGGCTTAACAGTAGTACAGGCTAGAATTCTTCTAAAAAGTGAAGAAATTAAGTCTAGACCAAAGATGAACATTACAGTTAATGTTGATGGCGAAGAAACAACATATACCGAAGATGACTTTACTTTTAAATATGATACTTCTACTGTTCTTGATGATGAAAAGATTATCTCAAAGAGAATGGCTGACGGTACAACTTATCCAACAACAACTGATAGCAACGGTAATGAGTATGCTAAAGAACAGGTAATGAAGATTTCTGCCAGTCTAAACCAGTCATCTGTTGATAAGCTAATTAATAAGATTTACAAGAAATATAATGTAAAAGCAGAGGATGCAAAGGTAACTAAGTTTAACCCTGATTCAAGTCCTATGTTTACTTATGAAGAAGGTAAGTCAGGTCTTGAAGTAGATAAAGATGATTTACAGTCACAGATAAATTCAATTATCGAAAAAGGCAATGCTTCCGGTACATATACAGGTACAGTTACAGTTACAAGAAATGCAACTCAGCCTAAGTATGATGTTGCATTCCTAAAGAAAAATATGCAGTTACTTGCTGCTTGGGAAACATATTCAACAAATGATGCTAACGGTAATCAGAATATGAAAGTTTCTCTAAAGGCTTGTAACGGCAGTATTATTGACCCGGGTGAAACTTGGTCATTTAACGGTTGCACAGGCAACAGTAACGATACTTCTCTAGGCTATGCATCAGCAGGTGTTATTGTTGACGGTGACTTTACTGATGGTGTTGGTGGTGGTATCTGCCAGTCCAGTACAACAATTTATAATGCAGCAGTAAGAAGTAACCTAACTATTGCAGAGCGTTCACCTCATACTTATCCATCAGCATATGCTAAGAGTGGTTTTGATGCTGCTATTGACTATGGCAACCTTGACCTAAAGCTAAAGAACGATTCTAAGTATCAGGTATTCCTAGCTTGTTATATGGAGGGTACAACTCTTCATGCAGCATTCTACGGTATCAAGGATGATTCTTATGATGTAATTGATACATATAGTGAAAACTATGATATTCAGTCATCTTACTATAGAGCAAGATCATATAGAATTTATAAGGATAGCAAGGGTAAAGAAATCAGCAGAGAAGAATTGCCAAGTTCATATTATAGTCTAAAGAATGGTGCATCTGTTCAGACACCTGACAGTGGTGGTACAGACTATAAGCATGGTGGTCATGTAGAATAA